A single window of Channa argus isolate prfri chromosome 2, Channa argus male v1.0, whole genome shotgun sequence DNA harbors:
- the plekhf1 gene encoding pleckstrin homology domain-containing family F member 1 — translation MVDHLTFAEENRERIQAVENSFGPSGKPLYQPSRVLIGEGRLMKQSRRGPQPRVFFLFNDMLVYGSIILNGRWYKNQQIIPLEDIQLEDLEDGIKMRNQWLIRTPRKSFYVAAASCEEKRAWIEHMEECQSRLLQNSGRRPSSAFAVTWIPDQASAICMRCSKKFTVTQRRHHCRKCGFVVCGGCSKNRAVIGHIHPTKKLRVCTICHSGLLTKAQGTTRERGDSTGKMCSDEDEGEEYSEVEVEEQIEDHDPSRWMDSCSTYIYLKPEHLKPQT, via the exons ATGGTGGACCACCTAACATTTGCTGAAGAGAACCGGGAGCGGATCCAGGCAGTTGAGAACTCATTTGGGCCATCTGGGAAGCCCTTGTATCAGCCCAGTCGAGTTCTGATTGGAGAGGGCCGTCTCATGAAGCAGAGCCGTCGGGGGCCACAGCCAAGAGTGTTCTTCCTTTTCAATGATATGTTGGTCTATGGAAGCATAATTCTGAATGGCCGCTGGTATAAAAACCAACAGATCATCCCTCTAG AGGACATCCAGCTTGAAGACTTGGAGGATGGTATCAAAATGAGGAACCAGTGGCTGATCCGCACACCACGCAAATCCTTCTATGTGGCAGCTGCCTCATGTGAGGAGAAGCGAGCCTGGATTGAACATATGGAGGAATGCCAGTCCAGACTTCTGCAAAACAGCGGCCGCAGACCCTCGTCAGCCTTTGCCGTTACTTGGATCCCTGATCAGGCCTCCGCCATCTGTATGCGCTGCTCTAAGAAATTCACAGTGACCCAACGGCGACACCACTGCAGAAAATGCGGCTTTGTGGTATGTGGTGGATGCTCCAAGAACCGAGCTGTTATTGGACACATTCATCCCACTAAGAAGTTGAGGGTATGCACTATTTGTCACTCAGGTCTTTTGACAAAGGCCCAAGGTACGACTCGAGAAAGGGGGGACAGCACTGGGAAGATGTGCTCAGATGAAGATGAAGGGGAAGAGTACAGTGAAGTAGAGGTCGAGGAGCAGATAGAGGACCATGACCCAAGCAGGTGGATGGACTCGTGTTCAACGTATATCTATCTCAAACCAGAGCATTTAAAGCCTCAAACATAA